The following coding sequences are from one Delphinus delphis chromosome 19, mDelDel1.2, whole genome shotgun sequence window:
- the LOC132414890 gene encoding LOW QUALITY PROTEIN: uncharacterized protein (The sequence of the model RefSeq protein was modified relative to this genomic sequence to represent the inferred CDS: inserted 1 base in 1 codon; substituted 1 base at 1 genomic stop codon) encodes MADFCNDRFPAGFESSHMAMLLRGPRGTVFEAAPAPGAHSSTWTEWQQSVAAALSARVPAAAASPFSIRRRAPSSSATGCPGRPPRRAYRHRGAHARTPAAARRAQSGSPCPPPPSPPRAHLAVAPQPPEPRSPRESPRLAEAGPSCRPPRRRRRGLRPGSGSAHPIRPAPQPLAAARGLPEAAPREQRRGEGQARPRDPGERRRGQPTGPQKFLENGARAGGERSVGKGDPKKPRGKMSSYAFFVQTCREEHKRKHPDASVNFSEFSKKCSERWKTTSAKEKGKSEDMAKADXARYEREMKTSILPKGETKKKFKDPNAPKRPPSALFLFCSECRPKLKGEHPGLSVGDVAKKLGEMWKNTAADDKQPXETAAKVKEKYGKDIAANRAKGKSDAAKKRVVKAEKSKKKQEEEDEEDAEDDDEYVGSSAVFFFLVYKAFNPPVHNSLLLKKKIEM; translated from the exons ATggc CGACTTCTGCAATGACCGGTTCCCTGCAGGCTTTGAGAGCAGCCACATGGCAATGCTTCTTCGAGGACCCAGAGGGACCGTCTTTGAAGCCGCA CCGGCGCCCGGGGCTCACTCCTCGACGTGGACGGAATGGCAACAGTCTGTCGCGGCAGCTCTCTCGGCCCGCGTGCCCGCGGCGGCGGCGTCCCCCTTCTCCATCCGGCGGCGAGCCCCCTCCTCCTCGGCGACGGGCTGCCCTGGCCGCCCGCCCCGCCGCGCGTACCGTCACCGCGGCGCGCACGCGCGCACCCCGGCCGCGGCTCGCCGGGCACAAAGCGGCTCCCCCTGcccgccgccgccgtcgccgccacGCGCACACCTGGCAGTCGCGCCCCAGCCGCCGGAGCCGCGCTCGCCGCGGGAAAGCCCGCGCCTGGCCGAGGCGGGGCCCTCCTGCCGCCCTCCACGACGCCGCCGCCGGGGTCTGCGCCCCGGTTCCGGCAGTGCCCACCCGATTCGCCCCGCGCCGCAGCCGC TCGCCGCCGCCAGGGGACTGCCCGAGGCGGCTCCTCGGGAACAAAGGCGCGGGGAGGGGCAGGCGCGCCCAAGGGACCCAGGGGAGCGGAGGAGGGGACAGCCCACCGGCCCACAGAAGTTCCTGGAGAATGGGGCCCGGGCCGGTGGGGAACGGAG cGTGGGCAAAGGAGACCCTAAGAAGCCGAGAGGCAAAATGTCATCATATGCGTTCTTTGTGCAAACTTGCCGGGAGGAGCACAAGAGGAAGCACCCAGATGCTTCCGTCAACTTCTCAGAGTTTTCTAAGAAGTGCTCAGAGAGATGGAAGACCACGTCtgctaaagagaaaggaaagtctgAAGACATGGCAAAAGCGG AGGCCCgttatgaaagagaaatgaaaacttctatCCTTCCTAaaggggaaacaaaaaagaagttcaAGGATCCCAATGCACCCAAGAGGCCTCCTTCGGCcttgttcttgttttgttctgaGTGTCGTCCAAAACTCAAAGGAGAGCATCCTGGCCTATCCGTTGGTGATGTCGCAAAGAAACTGGGAGAGATGTGGAAAAACACTGCTGCAGATGACAAGCAGCCTTAGGAGACGGCTGCTAAGGTGAAGGAAAAGTACGGAAAGGATATTGCTGCAAACCGAGCTAAAGGGAAGTCTGATGCAGCAAAAAAGCGAGTCGTCAAGgctgaaaaaagcaagaaaaagcaagaggaggaagatgaggaagatgCAGAGGATGATGATGAATACGTTGGTTCCAgcgcagtttttttttttcttgtctataaagCATTTAACCCCCCTGTACACAACTcactccttttaaagaaaaaaattgaaatgtaa